The following proteins are co-located in the Agromyces laixinhei genome:
- a CDS encoding DUF485 domain-containing protein — MADSSSGRADAPPPRVRVTAPRPGAAGASARTRQARGGPTSDIAGVYVRSLIRSQLRLAIVFSAGFAAATALFALAIALVPALGSTFVFGVPASWLLLAVGIYPLTLTIAGLYVRAASRNEARYRSLTEAE; from the coding sequence GTGGCCGATTCGTCGAGCGGGCGAGCGGATGCCCCGCCGCCCCGGGTGCGCGTCACCGCTCCGCGGCCGGGTGCCGCAGGGGCATCCGCTCGCACGCGGCAGGCGCGGGGCGGGCCGACGAGCGACATCGCCGGTGTCTACGTGCGTTCACTGATCCGTTCACAACTGCGACTCGCGATCGTCTTCTCCGCCGGTTTCGCGGCGGCGACGGCGCTCTTCGCGCTCGCCATCGCGCTCGTGCCGGCGCTCGGTTCGACCTTCGTGTTCGGGGTACCGGCCTCGTGGCTGCTGCTCGCGGTCGGCATCTACCCGCTCACGCTGACGATAGCCGGGCTCTACGTGCGCGCCGCTTCGCGAAACGAGGCGCGCTACCGCTCACTGACGGAGGCTGAGTGA
- a CDS encoding LytR/AlgR family response regulator transcription factor — protein MISVLIADDEQPAIDELAFLLGQDPRIGMIHQARSGAEAIRLLTREPVEAAFLDIHMPGLTGFDLARALARFEHRPVLVFVTADEEGALEAFDLAAVDYLLKPVRTERLSRSVGRIAEALKAGAASQTAAGQPAEMIAVTLGGTTRMIRRDDVRYVQAQGDYARLHTEEASYLVRVPMSDLERQWADAGFARVHRSYLVSLAHVSRIRLGSDHPSVTVGQAELPVSRRLLPALRERLDQAIIRPRT, from the coding sequence GTGATCTCCGTGCTCATCGCCGACGACGAGCAACCGGCGATCGACGAACTCGCCTTCCTGCTCGGGCAGGATCCGCGTATCGGCATGATCCATCAGGCGCGCTCGGGGGCAGAGGCGATCCGGCTGCTCACGCGGGAGCCGGTCGAGGCCGCGTTCCTCGACATCCACATGCCGGGCCTCACGGGTTTCGATCTCGCACGGGCGCTCGCCCGGTTCGAGCACCGCCCGGTACTCGTCTTCGTCACCGCCGACGAAGAGGGGGCCCTCGAGGCCTTCGACCTCGCCGCGGTCGACTACCTGTTGAAGCCCGTGCGCACCGAACGGCTCAGCCGCTCGGTCGGTCGCATCGCCGAGGCACTGAAGGCGGGGGCCGCCAGCCAGACCGCCGCCGGGCAGCCCGCCGAGATGATCGCCGTCACCCTCGGCGGCACGACCCGGATGATCCGCCGGGACGACGTGCGTTACGTGCAGGCGCAGGGCGACTACGCACGACTGCACACCGAGGAGGCGAGCTACCTCGTGCGGGTGCCGATGAGCGACCTCGAACGCCAATGGGCCGACGCCGGCTTCGCGCGCGTGCACCGTTCGTACCTCGTGTCGCTCGCGCACGTGAGCCGCATCAGGCTCGGCTCCGACCACCCGAGCGTCACCGTCGGTCAGGCCGAATTGCCCGTGAGCCGGCGGCTGCTGCCCGCCCTCCGCGAACGACTCGACCAAGCGATCATCCGTCCGAGGACGTGA
- a CDS encoding sensor histidine kinase, with the protein MPESMLLAAALGVAGGALAVGIVVLLRRIVLNSKELGTDAEQATYRTLHLASQAAKHLRGGIDELDAARAGKHLRALLGCESLAIADRSGTIAIDGDEAMRAIAERLSAEVLAGGRQQVHRRIRIGTSETDAVAAPILAGSGSLGSAGPLGAIVAFASPVHAGLVRATGEVADWVAAQVELGELDTSRAALAEAEVRALRAQISPHFIYNSLNAIASFINTDPAQARELVLEFADFTRYSFRRHGDFTTVAEELRSIDSYLRLERARFGERLTVTLRIAPEVLSTVVPFLSIQPLVENAARHGLESKESGGRITIAAVDAGAFAEISVEDDGVGIDPGVLAGVFAGGPASGEHVGLRNVDARLRQVYGDDLGLVVETNIGAGTLVRMRVPKAGPRRPLAAQALDGRLEQ; encoded by the coding sequence ATGCCCGAGTCGATGCTGCTCGCCGCCGCTCTCGGCGTGGCCGGCGGAGCCCTCGCGGTCGGGATCGTCGTGCTGCTTCGCCGCATCGTGCTGAACTCGAAGGAACTCGGCACCGACGCCGAGCAGGCGACCTACCGGACCCTGCACCTCGCCTCACAGGCGGCGAAGCACTTGCGAGGCGGCATCGACGAGCTCGACGCCGCACGTGCCGGCAAGCACCTTCGGGCGCTGCTCGGCTGCGAGAGCCTCGCGATCGCCGACCGTTCGGGCACGATCGCGATCGACGGCGACGAGGCGATGCGTGCGATCGCCGAGCGACTCTCCGCCGAGGTGCTCGCCGGCGGCCGGCAGCAGGTGCACCGGCGCATCCGGATCGGCACGTCGGAGACGGACGCGGTCGCGGCCCCCATCCTTGCCGGTTCCGGTTCGCTCGGCAGCGCCGGTCCGCTCGGCGCGATCGTCGCCTTCGCCTCACCCGTGCATGCCGGCCTGGTCCGGGCGACGGGCGAGGTCGCCGACTGGGTCGCCGCCCAGGTGGAGCTCGGCGAGCTCGACACCTCGCGCGCGGCACTCGCCGAAGCCGAGGTGCGGGCGCTGCGGGCCCAGATCAGCCCTCATTTCATCTACAACTCGCTGAACGCGATCGCGTCGTTCATCAATACCGACCCGGCGCAGGCGCGTGAACTCGTCCTCGAGTTCGCCGACTTCACCCGCTACTCGTTCCGGCGGCACGGCGACTTCACGACCGTCGCCGAAGAACTCCGCTCGATCGACAGCTACCTTCGCCTCGAGCGCGCCCGCTTCGGCGAGCGCCTGACGGTGACGCTTCGGATCGCACCCGAAGTGCTTTCGACCGTGGTGCCCTTCCTCTCGATCCAGCCACTCGTCGAGAACGCCGCCCGGCACGGTCTCGAGTCGAAGGAGAGCGGCGGGCGCATCACGATCGCGGCCGTCGACGCCGGTGCGTTCGCCGAGATCAGCGTCGAGGACGACGGCGTCGGCATCGACCCCGGCGTGCTCGCCGGCGTGTTCGCGGGCGGCCCGGCGAGCGGCGAGCACGTGGGCCTGCGCAATGTCGACGCGCGCCTCCGCCAGGTCTACGGCGACGATCTCGGCCTCGTGGTCGAGACCAACATCGGCGCGGGAACGCTCGTGCGAATGCGGGTGCCGAAGGCCGGGCCGCGACGGCCCCTGGCGGCACAGGCCCTCGATGGGAGACTGGAACAGTGA
- a CDS encoding DUF485 domain-containing protein produces the protein MGNDALSAETETAPAVDYRAVQQSEEFQRLRSRHRKFVFPVLAACLLWYLAYVLLAGYAHDFMSTPVFGSVNIAILLGLAQVVTTFAVTTWYVRYANRRLDPIAEEIRDEIESGATFAAEEVTR, from the coding sequence ATGGGCAACGACGCCCTGAGCGCGGAGACCGAGACGGCGCCGGCCGTCGACTACCGCGCGGTGCAACAATCCGAAGAGTTCCAGCGCCTGCGTTCGAGGCACCGGAAGTTCGTCTTCCCCGTGCTGGCCGCCTGTCTGCTCTGGTATCTCGCCTATGTGCTGCTGGCCGGGTACGCGCACGACTTCATGTCGACGCCGGTGTTCGGCAGCGTCAACATCGCGATCCTGCTCGGTCTAGCGCAGGTCGTGACGACGTTCGCCGTGACCACCTGGTACGTGCGATACGCGAACCGGAGGCTCGATCCCATCGCCGAGGAGATCCGCGATGAGATCGAGTCGGGCGCGACATTCGCCGCCGAGGAGGTGACCCGCTGA
- a CDS encoding cation acetate symporter encodes MVRFESAGASPGEPWLNIAIFGAFVAITMIIVFRASRNNKTAADYYAAGRSFSGGQNGSAIAGDYLSAASFLGIVGAIAINGYDGFLYSIGFLVAWLVALLLVAELLRNTGKFTMADVLSFRLKQKPVRIAAATTTLVVCFFYLLAQMAGAGGLVSLLLGVGDQLGQALVITVVGALMILYVLIGGMKGTTWVQIIKAILLIAGAGVMTVWVLAINGFNLSTLLDNAVAVAGNPEILNPGLKYGVSEVAKVDFLSLGLALVLGTAALPHVLMRFYTVPTAKEARKSVVWAIWLIGIFYVFTLVLGYGAAALVGADVIAAAPGGPNSAAPLLAFELGGPLLLGLISAIAFATILAVVAGLTITAAASFAHDIYASVVKKGKPAPGSEMKVARRTVVVIGIVAIIGGIGANGQNIAFLVALAFAVAASANLPTIVYSLFWKRFTTQGALWSMYGGLASAIILIIFSPVVSGSTTSMLKTEDIDFAIFPLSNPGIVSIPLAFFLGWLGTVLDKGKEDPAKQSEMEVRSLTGVGAEKATQH; translated from the coding sequence ATGGTGCGTTTCGAATCCGCGGGCGCGTCGCCCGGTGAGCCCTGGCTGAACATCGCCATCTTCGGCGCGTTCGTCGCGATCACGATGATCATCGTGTTCCGAGCGAGCCGCAACAACAAGACCGCGGCCGACTACTACGCCGCGGGTCGCTCGTTCTCCGGAGGCCAGAACGGTTCGGCCATCGCCGGCGACTACCTCTCGGCGGCATCGTTCCTCGGCATCGTGGGTGCGATCGCGATCAACGGCTACGACGGATTCCTCTACTCGATCGGCTTCCTCGTCGCCTGGCTCGTGGCACTGCTGCTGGTCGCCGAACTGCTGCGCAACACGGGCAAGTTCACGATGGCCGACGTGCTCTCGTTCCGGCTGAAGCAGAAACCGGTGCGCATCGCTGCGGCGACCACGACGCTCGTCGTCTGCTTCTTCTACCTGCTCGCGCAGATGGCCGGTGCCGGCGGGCTCGTCTCGTTGCTGCTCGGCGTCGGCGACCAGCTCGGCCAGGCCCTGGTCATCACCGTGGTGGGCGCCCTGATGATCCTCTACGTGCTCATCGGCGGTATGAAGGGCACCACGTGGGTGCAGATCATCAAGGCGATCCTGCTCATCGCGGGCGCCGGCGTCATGACGGTCTGGGTGCTCGCGATCAACGGGTTCAACCTCTCCACCCTGCTCGACAATGCCGTTGCGGTGGCCGGCAACCCCGAGATCCTGAACCCGGGCCTGAAGTACGGCGTCTCCGAGGTCGCGAAGGTCGACTTCCTCTCGCTCGGGCTCGCCCTCGTGCTCGGCACGGCGGCCCTGCCGCACGTGCTCATGCGCTTCTACACGGTGCCCACCGCCAAGGAAGCCCGGAAGTCGGTCGTCTGGGCGATCTGGCTCATCGGCATCTTCTACGTGTTCACCCTCGTGCTCGGCTACGGCGCGGCGGCCCTCGTCGGCGCCGACGTCATCGCCGCGGCCCCGGGCGGCCCGAACTCGGCGGCTCCGCTGCTCGCGTTCGAGCTCGGCGGGCCACTGCTGCTCGGCCTCATCTCGGCGATCGCGTTCGCGACGATCCTCGCGGTCGTTGCCGGCCTCACGATCACCGCCGCAGCCTCCTTCGCCCACGACATCTACGCGAGCGTCGTGAAGAAGGGCAAGCCGGCGCCGGGCTCCGAGATGAAGGTCGCCCGTCGCACGGTGGTCGTCATCGGCATCGTGGCGATCATCGGCGGCATCGGCGCCAACGGGCAGAACATCGCCTTCCTCGTCGCGCTCGCGTTCGCGGTCGCCGCATCGGCGAACCTGCCCACGATCGTCTACTCGCTCTTCTGGAAACGCTTCACCACGCAAGGCGCCCTCTGGAGCATGTACGGCGGCCTCGCGTCGGCGATCATCCTCATCATCTTCTCGCCGGTCGTCTCGGGATCCACGACGTCGATGCTGAAGACGGAGGACATCGACTTCGCGATCTTCCCGCTCTCGAACCCGGGCATCGTCTCGATTCCGTTGGCGTTCTTCCTCGGTTGGCTCGGCACGGTCCTCGACAAGGGCAAGGAGGACCCTGCCAAGCAGTCCGAGATGGAGGTGCGCTCGCTGACCGGCGTGGGAGCCGAAAAGGCGACGCAGCACTGA
- a CDS encoding GntR family transcriptional regulator: MDDSRPIFIQIAEQVENDIIDGALLEGGQIPSTNEFAAFLRVNPATALKGVNRLVDDGIVEKRRGIGMFVTQGARARLIERRKADFATEYIRPLIVEAEKLGIDIEELAGLLRAERIHS, from the coding sequence ATGGACGATTCACGTCCGATCTTCATCCAGATCGCAGAACAGGTCGAGAACGACATCATCGACGGCGCGCTGCTCGAAGGCGGTCAGATTCCGTCGACGAACGAGTTCGCGGCGTTCCTCAGGGTCAACCCGGCCACCGCATTGAAAGGGGTGAACCGCCTTGTCGACGACGGCATCGTGGAGAAGCGACGGGGGATCGGCATGTTCGTGACCCAAGGCGCGCGGGCACGGCTCATCGAGCGTCGCAAGGCCGACTTCGCCACCGAGTACATCAGGCCACTCATCGTCGAAGCCGAGAAGCTCGGCATCGACATCGAAGAACTCGCGGGGCTTCTCCGCGCGGAAAGGATCCACTCATGA
- a CDS encoding ABC transporter ATP-binding protein, which translates to MTRTVVRASGLTKRYGSFTAVDAIDFTLEENRIYGLLGRNGAGKTTVMQMLTGQIFPNGGELEVFGRTPAEHADVLRRLCFIAESQRYPDSFYASHVLKAAPWFFENWDAEFAERLVHDFRLPLKRNIKKLSRGQLSAVGVIVGLASRAPLTFFDEPYLGLDAVARHIFYDRLLEDYAEHPRTIVLSTHLIDEVANLLEHLIVIDEGRILLDRDADEVRGSATTVAGGRAAVESFVADRPVIGREGIGGLASVTIDERLDQADRVKAAELGLEIAPVSLQQLIVHMTGTDLRADPTEQEVAA; encoded by the coding sequence ATGACCCGCACCGTGGTCCGCGCCAGCGGACTCACCAAGCGCTACGGCTCGTTCACGGCCGTCGACGCCATCGACTTCACGCTCGAGGAGAACCGCATCTACGGGCTGCTCGGCCGCAACGGCGCCGGCAAGACCACCGTGATGCAGATGCTCACCGGCCAGATCTTCCCGAACGGCGGCGAGCTGGAGGTGTTCGGTCGTACGCCGGCGGAACACGCCGACGTGCTGCGCCGGCTCTGCTTCATCGCGGAATCCCAGCGATACCCCGACAGCTTCTACGCCTCGCATGTGCTCAAGGCGGCGCCGTGGTTCTTCGAGAACTGGGACGCCGAGTTCGCCGAGCGATTGGTGCACGACTTCCGGCTCCCGCTCAAGCGCAACATCAAGAAGCTCTCGCGCGGCCAACTGTCGGCGGTGGGCGTCATCGTCGGCCTCGCCTCGCGAGCACCGCTGACGTTCTTCGACGAGCCGTACCTCGGCCTCGACGCGGTGGCGCGGCACATCTTCTACGACCGGCTGCTCGAAGACTACGCCGAGCACCCGCGCACCATCGTGCTCTCGACGCACCTGATCGACGAGGTCGCGAACCTGCTCGAGCACCTCATCGTCATCGATGAGGGGCGCATCCTGCTCGACCGCGACGCCGACGAGGTGCGCGGCTCGGCCACCACAGTTGCGGGAGGGCGCGCGGCCGTCGAGTCGTTCGTCGCCGACCGGCCGGTGATCGGCCGCGAGGGCATCGGCGGACTGGCATCCGTCACCATCGATGAGCGACTGGACCAGGCCGACCGCGTCAAGGCCGCAGAACTCGGACTCGAGATCGCGCCGGTCTCGCTCCAGCAGCTCATCGTCCACATGACCGGCACCGACCTTCGGGCCGATCCGACCGAACAGGAGGTTGCGGCATGA
- a CDS encoding ABC transporter ATP-binding protein, whose translation MSTFVIEASGLSKSFGQSHALAGVDLHVRTGEAVAIMGASGSGKTTLLHCLAGITRPDAGTVGLQSGAGRVEVTALGERERSRLRREAYGFVFQQGLLIPELTAVENVALALMLNGMPRARAEEYGRGWLAALGLAGMEDRRIGQLSGGQAQRVAIARAQVTGASVVFADEPTGALDSVTSAEVMQALLDSTTGQGRTLVLVTHDAEVAGRCSRIVDMRDGRITGERVPGAVA comes from the coding sequence ATGAGTACCTTCGTGATCGAGGCATCCGGCCTCAGCAAGTCGTTCGGTCAGTCGCACGCGCTCGCCGGCGTCGACCTCCATGTGCGCACCGGGGAGGCGGTCGCCATCATGGGCGCCTCGGGCTCGGGCAAGACGACGCTGCTGCACTGTCTCGCGGGCATCACCCGCCCCGACGCCGGCACGGTCGGCTTGCAATCCGGTGCCGGCCGGGTCGAGGTCACCGCGCTCGGCGAGCGCGAGCGTTCGCGGCTGCGCCGGGAGGCGTACGGTTTCGTCTTCCAGCAGGGGCTCCTGATTCCGGAGCTCACCGCGGTCGAGAACGTCGCGCTCGCCCTCATGCTGAACGGCATGCCGCGCGCCCGCGCCGAGGAGTACGGGCGCGGCTGGCTCGCGGCCCTCGGCCTCGCCGGCATGGAGGACCGCCGCATCGGGCAGCTCTCGGGCGGCCAGGCGCAACGCGTCGCGATCGCTCGGGCGCAGGTCACCGGGGCATCCGTCGTCTTCGCCGACGAGCCGACCGGTGCGCTCGACTCGGTCACCTCGGCCGAGGTCATGCAGGCGCTCCTCGACTCGACCACCGGTCAGGGGCGCACGCTCGTGCTCGTCACGCACGACGCGGAGGTCGCGGGGCGGTGCTCCCGCATCGTCGACATGCGAGACGGCCGCATCACCGGTGAGCGCGTGCCCGGAGCCGTCGCGTGA